The following is a genomic window from Desulforhopalus sp..
TGACGCTTTTTGAGGCAGGAGGTGAGATTGGCGGCCAGTTCCGTCTGGCCCGGCAGATCCCAGGGAAAGACGAGTTTGCCGAGACCCTCAGATATTACCAGCAGCAGATTGTCCTGCAGGGCATTACTCTTCGGCTGCAGACCAAACCAAGTCCAGCCGATTTGCAGCCTTTCGACGCGATCGTCATGAGCACTGGGGTGGGGCCACGGGCTATTAACATCGAGGGCAGTGAGAGCAGCAAGGTCACTCTTTACCCTGAAGTGCTCACCGGCAAAAAAAATGTCGGCACCAGGGTAGCGATTATCGGCGCCGGAGGTATCGGATTTGACATGGCGACCTTTCTCCTTCATCAAAAAAACGGCACGGAAACGGTTGCAGAGTTCATGGGGCAATGGGGTGTTGATATGAGCTACAGTGGTGAAGGCGGCCTGGGCGAGGTGCATAAGGAAACGCCTCGGCGCCAGATCTACTTGTTGCAGCGCAAGACCTCGAAGCCTGGTGCCGGACTTGGCAAGACCACCGGCTGGATCCATCGGTCGATCCTCAAAAAAAATGGGGTGAAGATGCTGGTCGGGGTGGAATATCTGGCAGTGACCGCCGATGGGCTTCGTATCCGTCATGAAGGAAAGGAGCAGCTCCTGAAAGTCGATGATATAGTAGTCTGCGCCGGGCAACTCCCGGAGCTTGGTCTGGCAAAAGAGCTTGACGCCCTGGGAGTGCGCTATCATCTCATTGGTGGCGCTCTGAAGGCGGGCGAGCTTGACGCCAAGAGGGCGATAGCCGAGGGGACGGAGGTGGCTGACCGGCTATAGGGAGAGGTCGTCGCCGGATGCCGGTTGTAAAGGGTAGCTCGTGATCAGTGTGTGTATCGCGCCGCGTTGCGTGAGTTGGCTTTTATAAAGAGCAAAGGCAGATACCGTAAACTCCGGCGTTTGCAGAAAGGCGTTGCCGGCAAGAACCTGCTGGAGGCGATGGATTGGCGGAGCGTTTAACCTCGCCAAGGTCAGGTGCGGCGAATATTTTTGTTTTTCCCGCGGGATAGCAATTGCCGCAAGTTTCTTGTCAATGGCCTGACGGAGAATGGTGAGTTTATCGGTTGGCTGTACTCCGGCCCAAAGAACGCGTGGGGTGCCGCGTGGCGGGAAGGTGCCGACACCGCGCAAACTCAGGACAAATTCCGGCAAAGAGATCTCGGTCAGTGCCCCCTGAATATCCAGAAGCCTGCTGCCTTCCACCTCGCCGATGAATTTCAGGGTGAGGTGCATCTGCTCGACCGGCACCGGCCGGGCGCCTGGAATTGCTCTGCCAAGACCGGCAATCTCGTCCTTTATTGATGGGGGGATGGAAACGGCAATAAAAAGGCGTATCATGACTGCTGCAATTCTGGGTGGTGGTTGAGGTCTGGGGAGTGAAAGTGCACTGCCGCCAGTGTACGCAAAAAAGCCTTGCCGGACAACAGCAAACCATCAATGTCGCTGTCGCCAAGGGCGCCTCGTCGTTGACACAATCTCCTTGATTACCTAGAGTTTTAAGCGGGTAGCAATTTCCCGGGTACTAAAAATCACTCTACTATCTGCCAATGAGGAGCAGGCCATGGATCTGAAGAATACCCGTACCACCATCCTGAATACCGGAAATCCAGAGGAAAAACGAAGAGAGATACTGGACTATTTTCAGAAAACCTTCGACCTCGACGAGCAGCTGTACGACCATCTGGCAAGCGATGCGGCCTTCTACCGGCGTGCCGAGCCGCTACGCCATCCGCTGATTTTCTATTTCGGTCACACCGCCTCCTTTTATATCAATAAACTGAATATCGCCAGACTCATCGACCGGCGGATCAATCCGGCCTATGAATCGATGTTTGCCATCGGCGTCGACGAGATGAGCTGGGACGATCTAAGCGCCAAAAACTACAATTGGCCAAGGGTTGATGAGGTACGAGAATATCGCCACGCAGTCCGTCAACTGGTTACCGAGCGTATCGGTGAGCTGCCGCTGACTATGCCGATAACCTGGGACTCGACATTTTGGGCGATTATGATGGGTATCGAACACCAGCGGATTCATCTAGAGACCTCCTCGGTAATAATCCGCCGCATGCCGATTGACGAGGTCCGGCCTCTTGCCGGCTGGGAGCTGTGTCCCCATGCCGGGGTCGCCCCGGCAAACAGCCTGGTCGCTGTTCCCGGCGGCAAGGTGGTGCTCGGCAAGAACAAGGATCATCCTCTCTATGGCTGGGATAATGAATTTGGCCGGCGTGAAGCGGAGGTCCTCGATTTTGCCGCAAGCAAGTATCTGGTATCGAACGGAGAATATCTGCAGTTTGTTGAGGCCGGTGGCTACGACAAGGAGCAGTATTGGACCGATGAGGGCTGGCGCTGGCGGCAGTTCACCAAGGCCCGTCAGCCGCTGTTCTGGCAGGGCGAGGCGGGAGGGTATCGGCTGCGCACCCTCGCCCGGATCATTGACATGCCCTGGAATTGGCCTGTTGAGGTCAATTACCTGGAGGCAAAGGCCTTCTGCAACTGGCTGGCCGAAAAAAAGGCGGCAAAGATTCGTTTGCCGAGCGAGGATCAGTGGTACCGGCTGCGCGACCTGCACAACATCCCTGATCAGCCCTACTGGCAGACGGCGCCCGGCAATATTAATCTGGAACACTGGGCCTCTTCCTGTCCAGTCGACCGCTTTGCCTTCGGGCAATTCTTCGATATTATCGGCAATGTCTGGCAATGGACGGAGACGCCGATAACCGGCTTTGAGGGTTTTGCAGTCCACCCCTGGTACGACGATTTTTCCACCCCGACCTTTGATACCCAGCACAACCTGATCAAGGGCGGGTCGTGGATTTCAACCGGTAACGAGGCGACTCGCGATTGCCGCTACGCCTTCCGCCGCCACTTCTTTCAGCATGCCGGCTTTCGCTATGTCGAGGCCGATCAAGCCCTTGAGGTGGTTGAGGCAATGTACGAAAGCGACACCGCCGTTTCCCAGTATTGCGAAGCCCATTATGGCAGGACCTTCTTTGATGTGGCCAATTTCCCGGCGGCGTGCGCCAAGATCTGCCTGGAAGTCATGGAGGATAAAAAGAAGGATCGGGCCCTTGATCTCGGCTGTTCGGTAGGCCGCGCCAGTTTTGAGCTGGCTAGGGAGTTCGGCTTTGTCAACGGCCTTGATTTTTCGGCACGGTTCATTCGCATCGCCTATCAGATGCAGGAAAAAGGGGTGATTCGCTACCAACTGCCGGAGGAGGGGGATATCGTTTCCTACCATGAGAAGCGCCTGGTGGATTTAGGCCTTGCGGATACAACGAGCCGGGTGGAATTCTTTCAGGCCGATGCCCTCAACCTCAAACCGCAATTTGCCAATTATGACCTCATCCTGGCCGCAAATCTTCTTGATCGCCTGGCTGATCCACGGAAATTCCTGAGTTCCGTGCACGAGCGGCTCAATGCCGGGGGGATTTTGGTCCTGGCCTCACCCTACACCTGGCTTGCGGAGTTCACCGATCGCGATAAATGGCTGGGCGGCTTTCGCAAGGACGGCGAGCCGTATTTTACCCTGGAGGGTTTGCATGACCTGTTGCGGACGCATTTTTCCATGATTGGCGAACCGCGCGATGTGCCCTTTGTCATCCGCGAGACGCAACGTAAGTTTCAGCATTCCATAAGCCAGGTGACGATCTGGCAGAGAAAAGGGTGATCAGATCTGATGACGAAAAAGACAGTGTTTCGCCGCTATTGCCTGCTTCTCGAATACGATGGCACTAATTTCAGCGGCTGGCAAAAACAGAACGATGCCCGCACCGTTCAGGGTGATCTGTACAAGGCCGCTGCCCGGGTCTTTGGCGATGTACCTATGGACATCCAGGGCTGCGGCCGCACCGACACCGGAGTTCACGCCCTGGAGTATGTCGCCCATCTGGAGGTGGCAAGCATCATGCCACCATCGGCGGTGGCCGGGTTGCTTGGTGACACCCTGCCGAAGGACATCGCGCTCGTGGCAGTTGAACTGGCCGACCCGCGGTTTCATGCCCGGCATAGCTGTATTGCCAGGAGCTATATCTACCAGCTCCGCAACCGCAAATCGGCCTTTGGCAAGCGCTATAGCTGGTGGATTCATGACAAGATGGATCTTGCCGCCATGCAGCGGGCCGGGAAGGTTTTTGCCGGCCTGCACGATTTTGCTGCCTTTGCCGACAAACAAGAACTGAAGAAATCGACCAAGGTCCTGGTGTACCAGGTGCGGCTTTTGACCGACGGTGAACTGATTCGGGTGCGCGTCGTCGGCTCACACTTTCTTTGGCATATGGTGCGGCGAATGGCCGGAGTCATGGTTGAAGTCGGCTGCGGCCGTTTGCCCGAGTCGGAGGTAGCCACCTTGCTGCACACCTCTTCCGCCATCCCCTTCAATAACACCGCTCCGGCGGCCGGACTGTTTTTTGAGAAGGCCTTTTATGACGAGGGCGAGCTGGAGCGGTTTCTAGCCGAGTGATTGTTTTTTACTTACTCTCTGGGCAGTGCCCCACGGAACCAGGAAAAATACACGCCAATAAGGCAGAGCGTGGCCGAGATGAAAAAGACCATGTGCATGCTGCTGAGGAATAAATCGTAATTGTCAGGGGTTATCGCCCGGCGGCCGACAATCAAGGCAAGGACGACCGTGGCTACCGCCATGCTGGCCATCTGGCCGAGCAGACGCATCGTGGCCACTGCCCCGGAGGCCAGGCCGTAGTGGCGCTTTTCGACGGAGCCCATGATGGCGCTCATATTTGGTGAGCTGAACAGGGCAAAGCCGGTGCCAAGGAGGATCAGGTTAATGACGATCAGGTGTACTCCGGTCTCCGCTGTCAGCGTTGCGAACAACGAAACACAGATGACGGTGATCGTCATCCCGGCAGTTGCCAGCCTGCGGGGGTCGATACGGTCCGACAGCCTGCCGGCTATCGGTGAAAGCATGGCCATCATGATCGGCATGGCTATCAGCACGGTACCCGCCGCCTGGGGCGACATGCCTTTGATATATTGAAGGTACAGGCTGAGCAGGAAGGTAACGGCAAAGGTCGCCGAGTAGTTGAGAAGGGCCGCCAGGCTCGAAAACGCGAAGGCCTTGTTGGCGGCGAATAGCTGCATGTCAAAGACCGGAAAGCGGGCTGCCAATTGGTGGCGGACAAAGAGGAAAAACAGCAGAGATCCGCTTGCCAGCAGGATAATGCCGATCAGTTCCGGCAACCGGGTGGCACCGTAGACCAGGGCAAAAATGGCTGAGGCATACAGCAGACAACCGCCAATATCAAGCCGTTGCCCGGGTTCGCCACGCCATTCGCCGCGCAGACAAACCAGGGTCAGGACAAAGGAAAAGAGGCCGAGGGGCAGCATGACCAGGAAGATGCTCCGCCAACCGAAATGTTGGGTCAAAAGACCGCCGACGAAGGGTCCTACCGAGAGGCCGATATACACGGCGGCAACATAGATGCCGATGACCTGTCCACGCCGGCTTGGCGGGAAGATCGAGGTGAGAATGGCCATGCCGGTAGTGACGAACATCGCCGCGCCAAGACCCTGCAGGACCCTGGTTGCTATGAGCAGGGTGACGGAATTGACAAAGGCCGCTGCCCCCGAACCGATGGTATACACCCCCAGGCCAGTTGCAAATACCTTTTTACGCCCATGGATATCGGCTATTTTCCCGGCGGGAACAAGACCCACGGCCACCGCCAGCAGGTAGGCTGTGGCGATCCAGCTGAGCTGGACGGCATCCATGTGGAGCTCGCTCTGGATGGCCGGCAGGGCGACATTTACCGAGGAAATCATATAGGGTCCGATAAAGGAGGTCAGGGTCGCGACAATCAAGGCCGAGCGTTCGAGGCTTGCGGTATTCTTTGTGTCGGCATTTTGCATGATCTATTATCCCGTCGGTTTATCGTTGAAGAAGGCTGAGTAGAACAGCTAATAGCAAAAAAGGGTATTCAGAGCGGTTTTATAGCAACGGCCAGGGTCTGCGCGTCAGGCCGTCGCCAACAGAACTATGGCAACGGTGACATCTCTGGTCAATGTGGTTCCTGCACGTCCGCCAGGGTGCGATACCAAATTTTCAGCCTTCATGTCAACCAATCTCCTCGTCGTGCGTTGTCTTCTGTAGAGGCAGGTTGACTATTCACTATAAAGGAGATTATTGCTATGAAATGTAAGACATTTATTGCTGCCGCAGGGGTTGCTTGTTTTCTGCTTGTTCCTGGTGCCATTGTGAGGGCCGAAGATCGTGGCGACGCCATAGAAGATCGCCTGGATCTTCGGGGAGACCGGATCAATAACCGGCTGGACGCCAGGGGTGATAGGATCGATTACCGGCTGGACGGACGATCGGCACGTGCCGAGGCCAACGGCCATGAGAATCGAGCCCTCCGTCTTGAACGCATGGGTGACCGGATTGACAACCGGCTCGATGCGAGAGGCGACCGGATAGACAACCGGCTGGATCATCGGGGGCAAAGGATCGACCGCCGCTACGACCGTCACCACGATTGATTGGTTGACGATGCTGGGGCTGGTGGGGCAGGGACATCGGTGTACCGTCCCTTGCCGTTATAAAACAAGGTCAGGACATTGCCCAGAGCCACCTCAAAAAACGTCATAGGCCCGGCCAGATATGGATCTCTTTCTGCAATCGATTGAACGGTCGGCATACCGCATGGCGCTCTTTGCCAGCGGGGAACGGGAAGATGCCCTCGATCTGGTGCAGGACGCCATGTATAAATTTGTCGACAAATACCAGGACAAGCCGCGGGAGGATTGGAAACCGCTGTTTTACAAGGTCCTCCACAATGGCATCCGCGATTATGGCCGGCGGAAGACGGTGCGGCGCTGCCTGAGACGATTTGGAATTGGCAGGGCTGAGGATGAGGGTGACGAATTGGAGAAGATTGCCGACACAAAGAGTCCTGATCCCGAACACCGCGCCGGGGTGGGGCAGGCCTATGCCGCCCTGCAGGAGGCCATCTTCCTTCTTCCCGACCGCCAGCGTCAGGCATTTCTGCTGCGCGGCTGGGAGGAACTCAGCGTGGCGGATACCGCGAAGGTCATGGGTTGTACCGAGGGCTCGGTAAAAACGCATTATTTTCGGGCGGTGCAGGTGTTGCAGCGACAGTTGGGGGATTATTGGCCATGACCATAGAAGAGAAAACCTTTGTTGATTCGGCAAAGAGGCTCCTCGACGAGTCACTTGCAGATATCGATGGAGCAACCTTGGCCTCATTGGCCCGCGCCAGGAAGGCAGCCTTGGCTGGTCATAAACCGCAAAAGAGTTTTATCTACCGGCCGTTTTTTTGGTTTGGTTCGGCCGCTTCTCTTGCCGGTGCCATTCTTCTGATAGTTCTGATTATGCCGAAAACCATCGGCCAAGGCCGGTCGGAGCTTGGGCTGGTTGCTGATTTAAGCATAATTACCTCCGAGGAACCTATTGATTTATTTGAAGATATTGAATTCTACGAGTGGATCTCCGCTCTGGAAGGCGAGGCGCCTGCTACCGGTGGTCCTGGCAGTGTTCCTGGTCCTTTTCACGACGGAACAGGGACGATGCCAGTCCCAGGGCCAGAAGGTCGAGGCGCCTGATGCCGAGTTGCTGGAGTTTTTAGGCGCCTTCGAAGATACAGAGTCGGGCTGGGTGGATCCTTTTGAACTGGAAGATATAGCTGCGTTGAGCAGCTTGTCTGCCCAAACGAAACAACTGCCCTTGCGGCCTATGGAGGAGAAAGATGCATCAGCAAAGGGGGACAGCGATGAAATCGAGTAGTCTTCCTGTCTTGGCGAGGTTTTTTGTACTGCTCGTCCTTGCTATGGCGTTGCTCCGCCCATCTGCTGCCGCAGCTCAAGCCTTTGCCGACCTGCCCAAGGAACAGCAAGGTGTGCTGCAGCCCTTTTCCGGAGAATGGCAGACCTTTTCTCCGGAAAAACAGGCGCGTTTGCGCAAGGGCGCTGAACGTTGGCTGGGAATGAATCAGGAGGAGAAGGCCGCGGCCAAAAAACGATTTAAGCAATGGCAGAATCTCAAGCCGGAGGAGCGGCAGGGTATTCGCGAACGTTTCGACCAATACCAGAAGCTCTCTCCCACACAAAAGCAGCGCCTGCGCAGCGCTCGCGAGAGGTTTCGCCAGCTGCCGCCGGAAAAAAGGCAGGAACTGCGACAGCGCTGGCGGTCGCTTGATCCGGAGCAAAGAGCGGCAATGCGCGAGCGGTTTCGCCGGGCGACGCCTGATAGGCGGGAAAGGTTTCTCGATAGATGGGAGAATGCCACACCGGAACAGCGGCAACGGATGCTGGAACGGCGGCAGCAATAATGGCCGATTTGCAGGCTTTGAAATATCAAAAAAGAAGAGAAAGACCTTGGTCAACTGTCACGGCTGTGACAGCCGCATGATCGCCTGATTGGCGATGGTCAGGCCGAAGATGCCGGTGATGGTCGGCAGGCTACCGAGGACATTGCGCTTGCGGCCCCGGTCGGCGTAGGGGCTGGGGGCGATCCCGCCTTCATCTTCCTCTGCTAATTGATACTCAAACTCGATCTTTTCAGTGGAGTAGACACAGGAAATCCCAGGGCCGACGTCGCGCCGGCGCAGGCGTTTACGCAAATGTCTGGCCAGGGGGCAATTGGCTGTATCGAAGAGGTCGCCGCTGCGGATCAAGGCCGGGTCGGTGCGCAGGGCGGCACCCATGGAGCTGATGATCGGGATCCCGCGGACATAGGCACCATGCAGCAGCTGGGTCTTTGGGTTAAGTGAGTCGATGGCGTCGATGAGCAGGTCAGGCCGTGGTTCGAGGATTTGCTCCAGGGTCTCTTCGCCGGCAAAGAGCTGCAGGGCTTCGACTCGACATTCCGAGTTGATCGCCAGGATTCTTTCCCGGGCAACCTCGGCCTTTGGCCTGCCCAGATTGCTTTCCAGGGCAAGGAGCTGACGATTGAGGTTACTTGCCTGGATGGTATCGTAGTCCACCACCCGCAGGTTGCTGATTCCGGCCCGTACCAGTCCCTCGATAACATAGCCACCGACGGCGCCGATACCGACCACCGTCACCATCCGTGACTGGAGCAGGGTAAAACGATCTTCGCCGAGTAGCCGGCGGGTTCGGGTAAATCTATCCATAGTCATAATCTGTGAGGTTTAGAGCACCAAGGGCTTATCTCTTGCGGCAAGCAGCGGAAGATCTGGCAAATTTCCGGGTGACGCAAGGGTTGTCTGCTGCAATTTTCTGTAATTATCCATGAAATCCTAAAGATTGCACCGCCTTTTTCATGCCAAGGGCCAAATCGCAGGTCCAAGCCAAAATGACTTGCCAAGGCCGGTGCCTCCGTGGTAGAAATCCTCCCCCTGCAAACAATTGGTTATTCCGCAAGATCTTTTCCCACATTCAGCAACACCGCACAACCATGTTTCACCTGCCATGGCAGAATGCCGATCCCGAAAATACCGCAACCTGGGCGAGATATACCTCAAAACTCTGCAGCCACTGCGCCGCCTCCTGCTGCGGTCTGCCGGTGGAGGTGAAGGCCACGGATCTGGTTCGCATGGGCCTTATCGACGAGTTTTCTCTAGAGGAAGACCCCAAATACATTGCCAGAAGGCTGATGAAGAAGGGTCTGGTAGAGCATTTTCACGCCAAGACGGCCACTTTCACCCTTGCCAGACGCGCCAACGGCGATTGTCTGTTCCTTGATGAGGCGGCCAGGCGTTGCACCATTTACCATAATCGCCCCGACACCTGTCGCAACCATCCGGGTATAGGGCCGCGCGCCGGCTACTGCGCGTTCAGGATCAAGACCTCCGCTCTTCGTTGAAGTAGCATTCCCTTACCGAGGCAATGGCCTTGTCGTCCCGGGCGATCGCTTCGGCCAGCTGCCAGGTTTCTTTGGCAAAAAGCGGGCGAAGGGGCTGTTCAACGTGGAGAAAATGATTGAAGGCGGCTCGCAGCTGCTGGTCCCATATGTCACTGTAGCTGAGAAGGTCGTCGGGGTAAACGACTGACCGCTCCCCGCCCTCGGCATCCACTGGAAAAGGGGCGATGATATTGAAGGTGCCGTAGTCGTTGGTCAGTTCCTCGCCTACCTTGATATCACGGATGGCCAGCTCAAAACCGTAGGGGGTGAGGCAGCAGTTCGGCCAGAAGCTGTGGTTGATAAACCGCTCGTTGTCCCAGCAAAAGATCAGGTTGCCCTTGTTGTTACGATAGGAATAGGTGAGGATGGCGTCCCGGCAGGGCTCGGACATGCCGTTCAGCTTGGCCATGGGAATCTCCCGGTCGAGGTCGTCAAACACCCAAGTGACAGTGCCGAGGGGGATTCTCTCCGTTGCCACCACGCCGTTGCCCTTGGTGTCGTTAATGTAGGCTACCTTGGTGCAGGGAATGATCATGGTTAGTTATATCGAGGAGATAGGTTTACGCATGAGAATCGCGTGGCCGCCGTCTTCATAATAGCCATAGCGAAATCCATACTGTTCAAAGCCATGTTTTGTATAGAGATTGATGGCGGCGGTATTGCCGTCGCCAACCTCCAGGGTAAGCATATGGCAGCTGGCCTTTTGCGCTCTCTTTTCCAGCTCCGCCAGTAATTTACCGGCAAGTCCCTGGTTCCTTGCGGCGGCGACCATGCCAAATGAGTAAATCCGCATTTTTCTGCTGTTTTTTCGGGAGAGCAATACGGCATAGCCGATGATTTCTGGCGCTTGCAGTCGTCTGGCAACGATGACATGGGCGTGGCGTATCAGGTGCCGCAGACTCTTTTTCGAACAGCGGTCGGTATGGAAAAGCGCAATCTCCAGGGCGGCCAGCTGGTCGACATCGGCAACGACGGCCGGGCTAAAGACAACCTCTTGCCCCGTCATTTGTGCTGTTTGTGATTGAGGCGGTTGACAAATTCCCGGAGGATGATCCGGTAGAGCTCGTTACCCATGATCTTATCCTCGACACCGTGCTCGATGGAAGGGTTGTCGTTGATCTCAATGACCATCGGCTGGTCGTCGATCACCTTGATGTCGACTCCGTACAGGCCCTTGCCGACCAATGTGGTGGCCCTGACGGCCAGCTTGCGCACCTTGGTGGGGATATCATAGAGGGGGATGGTCTGGTAGCCGCCTTCCTTGGGGATGCCGTTGGCCCGGTGCTGGATGATCTGCCAGTGGCCGCGGGCCATGTAGTACTTACAGCCATAGATGCATTCGCCACCGAGAATGCCGATACGCCAGTCATAATCGGTCGGCAGGAATTCCTGGACCAGGAGAATCGACGAGCGGTAAAAAAGTTCGGCAATGGTCTTTTCATATTCCTGCTGGTTGGTGACCCTGGTGACGCCGATGGAGAACGAGCCATCCGGCACCTTGACCACCATGGTTTTACCAAGGGCCTGACTAAGTTCCTGGTAGCTTGCCGGGTTGGTCTTAAAAACCAGGCGCGACTGCGGACAGGGGACCTTCTCCCGGTCGAGGAGTTCCTTCAGGTAGACCTTGTTGGTGCAGCGGATGATCGAGGTCGGGTCGTCGATAACCACCATATCACCTTGCTGGGCCTTCTTGGCCAGCTGGTAGGTGACGTGGTTGACCGCCGTTGTCTGGCGGATGAACAGGGCGTCGAACTCCATCAGCCGTGAGGAATCGTCGGCGGTGATCAATTCGGCGTTGATATTCATTTTTTTCGCCTCGGAGACAAAGAGATGCAGCGCCGACAGGTTGCTGGGCGGGATCTTTTCCTTCGGGTCGTGGAGGATGGCCAGGTCGTAGCCGAAGGGCTTGCGGCTTTTCGGATATCGCCAGATCTTTTTATTGAAGCGGTCGATGGCGTTGGCGAAAAGGGTCTGCTGGGCATCGTCAAGTTCGCTGAGGGCCATGGTTCGAAAGTGTTCGAGCTGGGTGAACTTGCTGTCGGAAAAGGTCGCCCGCAGCATGGGAAAGGGGAACTGGTCGAAGATAAATTTGGCAAGACGCCGCAGTGATGGGTCTTCGCAGTCGCCAAAAAAGATATCGAGGGTGCAGGCCGAGGCGTCGCCATGGGGCGTAGGGCTGCCGCAGACCCAGGAATGGCAGGTTTTCTTGAGCAGGCCCTGGAGCTTGATGGTACGGTCGCAATCAAGGCTGTTGATGGCATCGACGGAGGGGATGACCTTGTGTTTACGGGCCTGCGCCAGCAAGGAGCAGTAGTAACCTTCGGAGTTGTAGCTGAGATCACTGCATAAATTGATAATCAGCAGCCGCTCCTGGCTCAATTGCTCATTTTGCAGGTATTCTCCGGCGGTAATGGTGCTCTCGGTTTCGTAATAAGGTTTCCAGTCGGAGGCCTTATCGAGGATAATCAGGGTGGTATGCATGGTTATACCGCAAGGGCATAAGTTACGTTTGAGCAGGCAAGCTGTTCAACTCAGCTTTAAACCTTAAGCTGCCGACCGGATTCGTCAAGATACCGGCCGGCAGATGGGTGTTCCGGCAAAGCGCAGTTGGTATTCCTGGTGCAGACGCTTACCCGTGGATCCGTTCTTTGATTGGGATGTAGCAATACGACTTCGGCCCGATATACTCGGCGCGGGGGCGAATGAGTTTGTTGTTGCTCCATTGTTCAAGTATGTGTGAGGTCCAGCCGATGGTCCGGCTTATGGCAAAAATCGGGGTAAAGAGATCCGTTGGTAAACCGATGGCGTGGTACAGAGACGCAGTATAGAGGTCAACGTTGGGGAAGACCTTGGTTTTTTCGACCACAACCTTCTGGATTTCCTGAGTGATTTCGAAGAATGTGGTGTCACCGGCCCTTTCTGATAAAATCCTGGCGTAGTCACGCAATGGGTCAACGCGCGGATCTTCACAACGGTAAACCCGGTGGCCAAAGCCGGGGATCTTCTCTTTCGCCGCCAGCTTGTTCTCGATGTAGGCCCGGGCCTTGCCGGGTTCACCGATCTCTTGGAGCATGAGCATGACCTCGGTATTGGCGCCGCCATGCAGCGGGCCTTTCAGGGTGCCGATCGCCGAGGTTACCGAGGAATAGATATCGGCCATGGTCGAGGCGGTGACCCGGGCGGAAAAAGTCGAGGCATTGAGTTCATGGTCGGCGTGGAGGATAAGGGCGGCGTCGAAGGCCTTTTCAACCACCGGGTCGGGTTCTTTGCCGAACAGGGCGTAGAGAAAGTTATAAGCTATGCCGTGACCGGGAAGGGGCTTCAGCGGCTCTTTGCCCTCGCGCAGCCGCTGGTGGGCGGCGATAAGCAGTGGGATGCGCAGGGCAAGGCGCTGTGCCTTGCGCAGGCTGGCGTCGAGGCCGGTATTGCCGCTGTCCGGGTCCCAGTGGCCTAGGGAGGAAACGGCGGTACGGATGACCTCCATCGGCGTAGCGGCCTTGGGAAACATCCTGAGGATCATCACCGTTTCGATGGGCAGGGCCATGGAGCCGGTAAATCCGGCAAGAAATGCCTTGAATTCGGTGGGTCGCGGCAGTGCCCCGTACCAAAGAAGGTAGGCAACCTCTTCAAAGGTCGAATGCTTGGCGAGTTCAATGGCATCGTATCCGCGATAGATCAGGGTGCCGGCATCGCCGTCGATATAGCAGATCTCGGACTCACAGATGGTGATGTCGGCAAGTCCGAGACCGACATTTTGTGATGGGGCCTCCTTTTCCGCCGTGCTTGACATGGTACTTCCTCCGTTAGTGTGTGCAAATGTTGATTGATGGGTGTTGCGATTATACCACAGATACTGGTGGCCTTGGTTTTTTTGATCGACCCTTCAGCCACTGCTGCAGCTTTTCCATGTAGATGTAAAAGACCGGGGTGACGTAGAGGGTCAGTGTCTGGGAAAACAGCAGGCCGCCGACCACGGCAAGGCCAAGGGGCCGCCGCGACTCAGCACCGGCGCCGTAGCCGAGGGCGATCGGCAGGCCGGCCATCAGCGCCGCCATGGTGGTCA
Proteins encoded in this region:
- a CDS encoding RNA polymerase sigma factor, which translates into the protein MDLFLQSIERSAYRMALFASGEREDALDLVQDAMYKFVDKYQDKPREDWKPLFYKVLHNGIRDYGRRKTVRRCLRRFGIGRAEDEGDELEKIADTKSPDPEHRAGVGQAYAALQEAIFLLPDRQRQAFLLRGWEELSVADTAKVMGCTEGSVKTHYFRAVQVLQRQLGDYWP
- the ovoA gene encoding 5-histidylcysteine sulfoxide synthase; protein product: MDLKNTRTTILNTGNPEEKRREILDYFQKTFDLDEQLYDHLASDAAFYRRAEPLRHPLIFYFGHTASFYINKLNIARLIDRRINPAYESMFAIGVDEMSWDDLSAKNYNWPRVDEVREYRHAVRQLVTERIGELPLTMPITWDSTFWAIMMGIEHQRIHLETSSVIIRRMPIDEVRPLAGWELCPHAGVAPANSLVAVPGGKVVLGKNKDHPLYGWDNEFGRREAEVLDFAASKYLVSNGEYLQFVEAGGYDKEQYWTDEGWRWRQFTKARQPLFWQGEAGGYRLRTLARIIDMPWNWPVEVNYLEAKAFCNWLAEKKAAKIRLPSEDQWYRLRDLHNIPDQPYWQTAPGNINLEHWASSCPVDRFAFGQFFDIIGNVWQWTETPITGFEGFAVHPWYDDFSTPTFDTQHNLIKGGSWISTGNEATRDCRYAFRRHFFQHAGFRYVEADQALEVVEAMYESDTAVSQYCEAHYGRTFFDVANFPAACAKICLEVMEDKKKDRALDLGCSVGRASFELAREFGFVNGLDFSARFIRIAYQMQEKGVIRYQLPEEGDIVSYHEKRLVDLGLADTTSRVEFFQADALNLKPQFANYDLILAANLLDRLADPRKFLSSVHERLNAGGILVLASPYTWLAEFTDRDKWLGGFRKDGEPYFTLEGLHDLLRTHFSMIGEPRDVPFVIRETQRKFQHSISQVTIWQRKG
- the thpR gene encoding RNA 2',3'-cyclic phosphodiesterase, whose protein sequence is MIRLFIAVSIPPSIKDEIAGLGRAIPGARPVPVEQMHLTLKFIGEVEGSRLLDIQGALTEISLPEFVLSLRGVGTFPPRGTPRVLWAGVQPTDKLTILRQAIDKKLAAIAIPREKQKYSPHLTLARLNAPPIHRLQQVLAGNAFLQTPEFTVSAFALYKSQLTQRGAIHTLITSYPLQPASGDDLSL
- a CDS encoding MFS transporter codes for the protein MQNADTKNTASLERSALIVATLTSFIGPYMISSVNVALPAIQSELHMDAVQLSWIATAYLLAVAVGLVPAGKIADIHGRKKVFATGLGVYTIGSGAAAFVNSVTLLIATRVLQGLGAAMFVTTGMAILTSIFPPSRRGQVIGIYVAAVYIGLSVGPFVGGLLTQHFGWRSIFLVMLPLGLFSFVLTLVCLRGEWRGEPGQRLDIGGCLLYASAIFALVYGATRLPELIGIILLASGSLLFFLFVRHQLAARFPVFDMQLFAANKAFAFSSLAALLNYSATFAVTFLLSLYLQYIKGMSPQAAGTVLIAMPIMMAMLSPIAGRLSDRIDPRRLATAGMTITVICVSLFATLTAETGVHLIVINLILLGTGFALFSSPNMSAIMGSVEKRHYGLASGAVATMRLLGQMASMAVATVVLALIVGRRAITPDNYDLFLSSMHMVFFISATLCLIGVYFSWFRGALPRE
- the truA gene encoding tRNA pseudouridine(38-40) synthase TruA, which gives rise to MTKKTVFRRYCLLLEYDGTNFSGWQKQNDARTVQGDLYKAAARVFGDVPMDIQGCGRTDTGVHALEYVAHLEVASIMPPSAVAGLLGDTLPKDIALVAVELADPRFHARHSCIARSYIYQLRNRKSAFGKRYSWWIHDKMDLAAMQRAGKVFAGLHDFAAFADKQELKKSTKVLVYQVRLLTDGELIRVRVVGSHFLWHMVRRMAGVMVEVGCGRLPESEVATLLHTSSAIPFNNTAPAAGLFFEKAFYDEGELERFLAE